A genomic region of Sarcophilus harrisii chromosome 6, mSarHar1.11, whole genome shotgun sequence contains the following coding sequences:
- the LOC100926783 gene encoding olfactory receptor 10AG1-like, whose product MAETNFSMVVEFLLLGFSDLPNLQGFLFGMFLIIYTSILLGNSLIIVITKVTAALQTPMYFFLGNFSFLEICYTSVTLPRMLSDFWIQKKNISFLACALQLCLLISLGGSESFFLVVMAYDHYMAICEPLYYPLIMNHRKCLYLVIGTWIIGIPLQIAQTWQVFSLSFCGSKELNHVFCDIPTLLKLACGDTPLNELSVYVGAIIFLTVPSMLIFWSYLKIMKTILKLPSAMGRHKAFSTCSSHLIVVGLFYGSCFITY is encoded by the coding sequence atggcAGAAACAAATTTCAGCATGGTGGTGGAATTCCTTCTCTTGGGATTTTCTGACCTTCCCAACCTCCAAGGATTTCTCTTTGGGATGTTCTTAATTATCTACACAAGTATCCTGTTAGGAAATAgcctcatcattgtcattaccAAAGTCACTGCTGCTCTCCAAACGcccatgtattttttccttggaaatttttctttcttagaaatcTGTTACACATCAGTGACTCTCCCCAGAATGCTATCAGACTTTTggatccaaaagaaaaatatttcttttctagcATGTGCTCTCCAACTTTGTTTGCTCATTAGTCTAGGAGGCAGTGAAAGCTTCTTCCTGGTTGTGATGGCCTACGATCATTACATGGCTATATGTGAACCACTTTACTATCCTCTCATCATGAACCACAGAAAGTGTCTTTACCTAGTTATTGGTACCTGGATAATTGGAATTCCACTTCAAATAGCACAAACATGGCAGgtattctctttgtctttctgtggaTCTAAGGAACTCAATCATGTTTTCTGTGATATTCCCACATTATTGAAGTTGGCCTGTGGAGATACACCGTTGAATGAGTTATCTGTGTATGTTGGTGCTATAATCTTTCTTACTGTTCCTTCAATGTTGATATTTTGGTCCTACCTCAAAATCATGAAGACCATCCTGAAGCTACCATCTGCCATGGGAAGACACAAAGCCTTCTCCACTTGTTCCTCCCATCTGATAGTTGTGGGATTATTTTATGGGTCTTGTTTTATTACATactaa